The nucleotide window AGCAAGATCTGCTTCATGTTGTTGCTGCAGCTCATTCGCCGGGCCGCTTCGCGTGCCCCCTGAACGGCCGGAAGAAGCAGGCCCACCAGAACGCCGATGATGGCGATCACCACCAGAAGTTCGACCAGCGTGAAGCCGGCGTTGCGGTTGGCGGGACGAAAGAACGGACGGCGCGCGTCAGCAGCGCAGGCACACATACCACACATGAGCGATGGACCCTGGAAGAATTCAGGAAGCAGTGTTGCGTGGCTGGCTGGGCGCGATGTCGGATCGATGATCACGCATCCGCCGTGGCTGGCTGGGCATTGATGGCCGGCAGCCTATCGAGAATGATTGTCAACAACAAGACGCTGGCCGGTCAAAAAGTGGGGTGAACTTTGAGCCATTCGATGTAGGGCGATTCTGTGCACCTAAACCCGGGTGTTTGGTGGCAGCGAATCCGCTGGTCAGGTCCCCGGTCGGTTGCCGTACCAGCGGATGTGCATCCGATCGCAGTACCGAAACCCGTGTCGGTCGCACCAGGGCCGCAGCCATTTCGCCGCTTGGTCCAGCGATTGGGCCGTCACCCCCTGCGGCATGATCCAGACGTGCGCCGGGTCCACCCCCAATGCCAAAACGGTGTCCAGCGTTTCGTCCGTTTCGTCGATTCGGTCGACGACGAATTTGACCTGGTGGTCGACCGCGGCGTCGATCAATTGCCGCATCGTTGCGATGGGCATCCGGCGTTGTTCGTGAAGCCGGGCCCAGCGTGGGTGCTGTTCCGGGTCCGGTCCGCTGCTGGACAGTTTGGGGCTGAGCGACAGTAGATCACAGGTCAGATCCCGCCAGGCCGTTCCGGC belongs to Crateriforma spongiae and includes:
- a CDS encoding 7-carboxy-7-deazaguanine synthase QueE; its protein translation is MLPVAETFLSRQGEGGLTGTNSFFIRLSGCNLRCWFCDTPYASWQPTGQRHTVDELVRQAVQALRSGDCRHVVLTGGEPMIFPAVETLCGRLRSEGLHVTIETAGTAWRDLTCDLLSLSPKLSSSGPDPEQHPRWARLHEQRRMPIATMRQLIDAAVDHQVKFVVDRIDETDETLDTVLALGVDPAHVWIMPQGVTAQSLDQAAKWLRPWCDRHGFRYCDRMHIRWYGNRPGT